The Micromonospora sediminicola genome contains a region encoding:
- a CDS encoding SRPBCC family protein: MTGTEGSADFAEAARRGAAEVTATVIVDAPAERVFAALTAWERQSDWIPLTTVRVVEGDGGEGSLVEAVTALGPAVLRDEMRVVRVDAPYEVGVVHCGKLLRGPGVLRCTPMDRDRTQVVWHEWFHLPGGAAGRVAWPVLWPGSKFSLTQALKKFARLVEQGRLP; the protein is encoded by the coding sequence GTGACCGGCACGGAGGGTTCCGCCGACTTCGCCGAGGCGGCCCGGCGCGGCGCCGCCGAGGTCACCGCGACGGTGATCGTCGACGCGCCGGCCGAGCGGGTCTTCGCGGCGCTGACCGCGTGGGAGCGGCAGTCGGACTGGATCCCGCTCACCACGGTCCGCGTGGTCGAGGGCGACGGCGGCGAGGGCAGCCTGGTCGAGGCGGTCACCGCGCTGGGTCCGGCCGTGCTGCGGGACGAGATGCGGGTGGTGCGGGTCGACGCCCCGTACGAGGTCGGGGTGGTCCACTGCGGCAAGCTGCTGCGTGGCCCGGGGGTCCTGCGCTGCACCCCGATGGACCGGGACCGGACGCAGGTGGTCTGGCACGAGTGGTTCCACCTGCCGGGCGGCGCGGCGGGCCGGGTCGCCTGGCCGGTGCTCTGGCCCGGCTCGAAGTTCAGCCTGACCCAGGCGTTGAAGAAGTTCGCCCGCCTGGTCGAACAGGGCCGCCTGCCCTGA
- a CDS encoding DivIVA domain-containing protein, translating into MGQVLLLLVVALTVAAVVLGVTVLVSGRDPGLVPTEPDGRAVPLPGTRPLDESDVSEVRFDTALRGYRMAQVDAAMRRAAYDIGYKSELIGVLEAENAALREGRTEEADALRRAREEAAASSSEPAPSIADPTTAGPVTIDLSAPAPGSGTGPETDAGGAPAEAGVAEAPAAAAVEDTTPPGDGIITGPSAGSVPAADADDRERGPVVRSESA; encoded by the coding sequence ATGGGTCAGGTTCTGCTCCTTCTGGTGGTCGCGCTGACCGTCGCGGCGGTGGTGCTCGGGGTGACGGTGCTGGTCTCCGGGCGTGATCCGGGTCTGGTCCCGACCGAGCCGGACGGGCGGGCCGTACCCCTGCCCGGCACCCGACCGCTCGACGAGTCCGACGTGAGCGAGGTCCGTTTCGACACCGCGCTGCGCGGTTACCGGATGGCCCAGGTCGACGCGGCGATGCGACGGGCCGCGTACGACATCGGCTACAAGTCCGAGCTGATCGGCGTGCTGGAGGCCGAGAACGCGGCGTTGCGGGAGGGGCGCACCGAGGAGGCCGACGCGCTGCGCCGGGCCCGCGAGGAGGCCGCCGCGAGCAGCTCCGAGCCCGCCCCGTCGATCGCCGATCCGACGACCGCCGGGCCGGTGACCATCGACCTCTCGGCGCCCGCGCCGGGATCCGGCACCGGGCCGGAGACGGACGCCGGGGGCGCCCCGGCCGAGGCGGGCGTGGCGGAGGCTCCGGCCGCCGCGGCCGTCGAGGACACCACCCCGCCCGGCGACGGGATCATCACCGGACCGTCCGCCGGGAGCGTGCCGGCCGCCGATGCCGACGACCGGGAACGCGGTCCGGTGGTCCGGTCGGAGTCGGCGTGA
- the folP gene encoding dihydropteroate synthase, which translates to MTGALRLGGRTFAPGELVVMAIVNRTPDSFFDRGATFAEDSALRAVERAVTEGAEIIDIGGVKAGPGDEVDVAEEIRRTVDTIAAVRSAFPDVVISIDTWRAEVAVEAVAAGADLLNDTWSGADPALARVAAATGAGLVCSHAGGLAPRTRPHRAAFDDVVADVVGTVTGLAERAVGLGVRRDGILIDPAHDFGKNTRHSLEITRRLGELTDTGWPLLVALSNKDFIGETLDLPVPERLEGTLAATAVSAWLGARVFRAHQVRQTRRVLDMVASIRGDRPPAATRRGLA; encoded by the coding sequence ATGACGGGAGCGCTACGGCTCGGTGGGCGGACCTTCGCTCCCGGCGAGCTGGTGGTGATGGCGATCGTCAACCGGACGCCGGACTCGTTCTTCGACCGGGGCGCCACCTTCGCCGAGGACAGCGCGCTGCGCGCGGTGGAGCGGGCGGTGACCGAGGGCGCGGAGATCATCGACATCGGCGGGGTGAAGGCCGGCCCCGGCGACGAGGTGGACGTGGCCGAGGAGATCCGCCGGACGGTGGACACCATCGCCGCGGTCCGATCCGCCTTCCCGGACGTGGTCATCTCGATCGACACCTGGCGGGCCGAGGTGGCGGTGGAGGCGGTCGCGGCCGGCGCGGACCTGCTCAACGACACCTGGTCGGGGGCGGACCCGGCGCTCGCCCGGGTCGCCGCGGCGACCGGCGCGGGGCTGGTCTGCTCGCACGCCGGCGGGTTGGCCCCGCGTACCCGACCGCACCGGGCGGCCTTCGACGACGTGGTGGCGGACGTGGTCGGCACGGTCACCGGGCTGGCCGAACGGGCGGTGGGGCTGGGGGTGCGGCGGGACGGCATCCTGATCGACCCGGCGCACGACTTCGGCAAGAACACCCGGCACTCGTTGGAGATCACCCGTCGGTTGGGCGAGCTGACCGACACCGGGTGGCCGCTGCTGGTGGCGCTGTCGAACAAGGACTTCATCGGCGAGACGCTGGACCTGCCGGTGCCCGAGCGGCTGGAGGGGACGCTGGCCGCCACCGCGGTCTCGGCGTGGCTGGGCGCCCGGGTGTTCCGGGCCCACCAGGTGCGTCAGACCCGCCGGGTGCTGGACATGGTGGCCTCGATCCGGGGCGACCGGCCCCCGGCGGCGACCCGGCGCGGGTTGGCCTAG
- a CDS encoding NADH-quinone oxidoreductase subunit A, translating to MTGYLGSYATLGLLLLAAVLFFVTAFSANRVLRPSRPAEPWGKRATYECGLDPVGGDWAQMQIRYYVYAYLYVLFAVEAVFLFPWALVFDRPGFGATTVVEMGVFVAIVALGILYAWRRGVLRWT from the coding sequence GTGACCGGATATCTCGGCTCGTACGCCACACTCGGTCTGCTGCTGCTCGCCGCCGTGCTCTTCTTCGTCACGGCGTTCTCGGCCAACCGGGTGTTACGTCCCAGCCGGCCGGCCGAGCCGTGGGGCAAGCGGGCCACGTACGAGTGCGGTCTCGACCCGGTCGGCGGCGACTGGGCCCAGATGCAGATCCGCTACTACGTCTACGCCTACCTCTACGTGCTCTTCGCGGTCGAGGCGGTCTTCCTCTTCCCCTGGGCGCTGGTCTTCGACCGCCCCGGGTTCGGGGCGACCACCGTGGTGGAGATGGGCGTCTTCGTGGCGATCGTGGCGCTCGGGATCCTCTACGCCTGGCGGCGCGGCGTCCTGCGCTGGACCTGA